From one Mycobacterium colombiense CECT 3035 genomic stretch:
- the gatC gene encoding Asp-tRNA(Asn)/Glu-tRNA(Gln) amidotransferase subunit GatC: MSQISRDEVAHLARLSRLALTDSELDSFAGQLDAILTHVSQVQAVDVTGVAATDNPLSDVLKDVTGTRPDEPTRCLTQAEALAEAPEAVDGRFAVPQILGDSE; the protein is encoded by the coding sequence GTGTCCCAGATCTCCCGCGACGAGGTAGCGCACCTGGCCCGGCTGTCCCGGCTGGCGCTGACCGACAGCGAACTCGACAGCTTCGCCGGCCAGCTCGACGCCATCCTGACCCACGTCAGCCAGGTGCAGGCGGTCGACGTCACCGGCGTCGCAGCGACCGACAACCCGCTCAGTGACGTCTTGAAAGACGTCACCGGCACCCGGCCGGACGAGCCCACCCGGTGCCTGACCCAGGCCGAGGCGCTGGCCGAGGCGCCCGAGGCCGTCGATGGCCGCTTCGCGGTCCCGCAGATCCTGGGGGACAGCGAGTGA
- a CDS encoding amino acid-binding protein, with product MPSYLLRIELVDRPGSLGSLAVALGSVGADILSLDVVDRSAGYATDDLVIELPPGAMPDTLITAAESLSGVRVDSVRPHTGLLEAHRELELLDHVAAAGGKAARLQVLANEAPKVLRVSWCTVLRSAGDELQRLAASPGAPETKADSAPWLPLERAATLDGTAEWVPKAWRDMDVTMVAAPLGDPHTAVVLGRPGPEFRPSEVARLGYLAGIVATMLR from the coding sequence GTGCCCTCCTATCTGTTGCGCATCGAGCTCGTCGACCGGCCAGGCAGCCTGGGGTCGCTTGCGGTGGCGCTCGGTTCGGTGGGAGCCGACATCTTGTCGCTCGACGTCGTGGACCGCAGCGCGGGATACGCGACCGACGACCTGGTGATCGAACTGCCGCCGGGAGCCATGCCGGACACGCTGATCACCGCCGCCGAGTCCCTGTCGGGTGTCCGGGTGGACAGCGTGCGCCCGCACACCGGTCTGCTGGAGGCGCATCGTGAGCTCGAACTCCTCGACCACGTGGCCGCGGCCGGGGGCAAGGCGGCGCGACTGCAGGTCCTCGCCAACGAGGCGCCCAAGGTGCTGCGCGTCAGTTGGTGCACGGTGCTGCGCAGTGCGGGCGACGAGCTCCAGCGCCTGGCCGCCAGTCCGGGCGCCCCGGAGACCAAGGCGGACTCGGCCCCGTGGCTGCCGCTGGAGCGGGCCGCGACGCTGGACGGCACCGCCGAGTGGGTGCCGAAGGCCTGGCGCGACATGGACGTGACGATGGTCGCGGCCCCGTTGGGCGACCCGCACACCGCGGTGGTGCTCGGCCGGCCCGGCCCGGAATTCCGGCCCTCGGAGGTCGCCCGGCTGGGCTACCTCGCCGGGATCGTCGCCACCATGCTGCGTTAG
- a CDS encoding ATP-dependent 6-phosphofructokinase, giving the protein MRIGVLTGGGDCPGLNAVIRAVVRTCDSRYGSSVVGFQDGWRGLLENRRVQLQNDDRNDRLLAKGGTMLGTARVHPEKLRAGLSQIKQTLDDNGIDVLIPIGGEGTLTAAHWLSEENVPVVGVPKTIDNDIDCTDVTFGHDTALTVATDAIDRLHSTAESHQRVMLVEVMGRHAGWIALNAGLASGAHMTLIPEQPFDVEEVCRLVKRRFQRGDSHFICVVAEGAKPIPGSIALREGGIDEFGHEKFTGVAAQLGAEVEKRINKDVRVTVLGHVQRGGTPTAYDRVLATRFGVNAADAAHAGEYGQMVSLRGQDIGRVPLADAVRQLKLVPESRYDDAAAFFG; this is encoded by the coding sequence ATGCGGATCGGAGTGCTCACCGGAGGCGGCGACTGCCCCGGACTCAACGCGGTAATCCGGGCGGTGGTGCGAACGTGCGACTCCCGGTACGGCTCGTCGGTGGTCGGATTCCAGGACGGTTGGCGCGGATTGCTGGAGAACCGGCGCGTCCAGCTGCAGAACGACGACCGTAACGACCGCCTGCTGGCCAAGGGTGGAACCATGCTGGGCACCGCCCGCGTGCATCCCGAAAAGCTGCGGGCCGGGCTGAGCCAGATCAAGCAGACGCTGGACGACAACGGGATCGACGTGCTGATCCCCATCGGGGGGGAAGGCACCCTGACGGCCGCGCACTGGCTCTCGGAGGAGAACGTGCCGGTGGTCGGTGTGCCGAAGACGATCGACAACGACATCGATTGCACCGACGTGACTTTCGGCCACGACACCGCGTTGACCGTCGCCACCGACGCCATCGACCGGCTGCACAGCACCGCCGAATCGCACCAGCGGGTGATGCTGGTCGAGGTGATGGGCCGCCACGCCGGCTGGATCGCGTTGAACGCGGGCCTGGCGTCGGGCGCGCACATGACCCTGATCCCCGAGCAGCCCTTCGATGTCGAAGAGGTCTGCCGGCTCGTCAAAAGGCGGTTCCAGCGCGGGGATTCGCACTTCATCTGCGTGGTCGCCGAGGGCGCCAAACCCATTCCCGGGTCGATCGCGTTGCGGGAAGGCGGGATTGACGAATTCGGCCACGAGAAGTTCACCGGCGTGGCGGCCCAGCTCGGTGCCGAGGTGGAGAAGCGGATCAACAAGGACGTCCGGGTGACCGTGCTGGGCCACGTCCAGCGAGGCGGCACCCCGACGGCCTACGACCGGGTGCTGGCCACCCGGTTCGGGGTGAACGCGGCCGACGCGGCGCACGCCGGGGAATACGGCCAGATGGTGTCGCTGCGCGGACAGGACATCGGCCGGGTGCCGCTGGCGGACGCGGTGCGTCAGCTCAAGCTGGTGCCGGAAAGCCGCTACGACGACGCCGCCGCGTTCTTCGGCTAG
- the gatB gene encoding Asp-tRNA(Asn)/Glu-tRNA(Gln) amidotransferase subunit GatB — protein sequence MSVAASADLMDYDDVIARFDPVLGLEVHVELSTVTKMFCGCSTGFGAEPNTQVCPVCLGLPGSLPVLNQKAVESAIRIGLALNCEIVPWCRFARKNYFYPDQPKNYQISQYDEPIAINGYLEAPLEDGTTWRVEIERAHMEEDTGKLTHIGSETGRIHGATTSLIDYNRAGVPLIEIVTKPIEGAGARAPQIARAYVTALRDLLRALDVSDVRMDQGSMRCDSNVSLKPTGATEFGTRTETKNVNSLKSVEVAVRYEMQRQAAVLASGGRIIQETRHFHESGGYTSPGRTKETAEDYRYFPEPDLEPVEPSRELVEQLRQTIPELPWLSRKRIQDEWGISDEVMRDLVNAGAIELVTATIEHGASSEQARAWWGNFLMQKANEANVALDELAITPAQVAAVVALVDGGKLSTKLARQVVEGVLAGEGEPEEVMTARGLALVRDDSVTQAAVDEALAANPDVAEKIRGGKVAAAGAIVGAVMKATRGQADAARVRELVLAACGQG from the coding sequence ATGAGTGTTGCCGCCAGCGCCGATCTGATGGACTACGACGACGTCATCGCGCGTTTCGACCCGGTACTCGGCCTCGAGGTGCACGTCGAACTGTCCACCGTCACCAAGATGTTCTGCGGCTGCAGCACCGGGTTCGGGGCCGAGCCCAACACCCAGGTGTGCCCGGTGTGTCTTGGCCTGCCCGGCTCGCTGCCGGTGCTCAACCAGAAAGCCGTCGAGTCGGCCATCCGCATCGGGCTGGCACTGAACTGCGAGATCGTGCCCTGGTGCCGCTTCGCCCGGAAGAACTACTTCTACCCGGACCAGCCGAAGAACTACCAGATTTCGCAGTACGACGAGCCGATCGCCATCAACGGCTACCTCGAGGCACCGCTGGAGGACGGCACCACCTGGCGGGTCGAGATCGAGCGCGCGCACATGGAGGAAGACACCGGCAAGCTCACCCACATCGGCAGCGAGACCGGCCGCATCCACGGCGCGACCACCTCGCTGATCGACTACAACCGCGCCGGCGTGCCGTTGATCGAAATCGTCACCAAGCCCATCGAGGGCGCCGGGGCCCGGGCGCCGCAGATCGCCCGCGCCTACGTGACGGCGCTGCGAGACCTGTTGCGCGCCCTGGACGTATCCGACGTCCGGATGGACCAGGGCTCGATGCGGTGCGACTCCAACGTGTCACTCAAGCCGACCGGCGCGACCGAGTTCGGCACCCGGACCGAGACCAAGAACGTCAACTCGCTGAAAAGCGTCGAGGTCGCGGTCCGTTACGAAATGCAACGCCAAGCCGCCGTCTTGGCGTCCGGCGGTCGAATCATCCAGGAAACCAGGCACTTTCACGAGTCCGGGGGCTACACGAGCCCGGGCCGCACCAAAGAAACGGCCGAGGACTACCGGTATTTCCCGGAGCCCGACCTGGAGCCCGTCGAGCCCAGTCGCGAGCTGGTCGAGCAACTGCGTCAGACCATCCCCGAGCTGCCGTGGTTGAGCCGCAAGCGCATTCAGGACGAGTGGGGCATCTCCGACGAGGTGATGCGTGACCTGGTCAACGCCGGGGCGATCGAATTGGTCACCGCGACCATCGAGCACGGCGCGTCCAGCGAGCAGGCCCGCGCCTGGTGGGGAAACTTCTTGATGCAGAAGGCCAACGAGGCCAACGTGGCACTGGACGAGCTGGCCATCACGCCGGCCCAGGTCGCCGCGGTGGTGGCGCTGGTCGACGGGGGCAAGCTGTCCACCAAGCTGGCCCGCCAGGTCGTGGAGGGTGTGCTGGCCGGTGAGGGCGAGCCCGAAGAGGTGATGACCGCCCGCGGTCTGGCGCTGGTGCGTGACGACTCGGTGACGCAGGCCGCCGTCGACGAGGCGCTGGCCGCCAATCCCGATGTGGCAGAAAAGATCCGCGGTGGCAAGGTGGCCGCGGCCGGCGCCATCGTCGGCGCGGTGATGAAGGCTACCCGCGGCCAGGCCGACGCCGCCCGGGTGCGCGAATTGGTGTTGGCCGCCTGCGGCCAGGGCTAG
- the gatA gene encoding Asp-tRNA(Asn)/Glu-tRNA(Gln) amidotransferase subunit GatA — MNDILRADAATLAARIAAKELSSVELTQACLDQIQATDDRYHAFLHVAADEALGAAAVVDEAVAAGERLPSPLAGVPLALKDVFTTVDMPTTCGSKILEGWRSPYDATVTARLRAAGIPILGKTNMDEFAMGSSTENSAYGPTRNPWDVDRVPGGSGGGSAAALAAFQAPLAIGSDTGGSIRQPAALTSTVGVKPTYGTVSRYGLVACASSLDQGGPCARTVLDTALLHQVIAGHDTLDSTSVTAAVPDVVAAAKAGAAGDLKGVRVGVVKQLRGEGYQPGVLNAFEAAVEQLTGLGAEVSEVDCPHFDYALAAYYLILPSEVSSNLARFDAMRYGLRVGDDGSHSAEEVMAMTRAAGFGPEVKRRIMIGTYALSAGYYDAYYNQAQKVRTLIARDLDEAYRSVDVVVSPATPTTAFRLGEKVDDPLAMYLFDLCTLPLNLAGHCGMSVPAGLSRDDDLPVGLQIMAPALADDRLYRVGAAYEAARGPLPSAPTV; from the coding sequence TTGAATGACATCCTGCGAGCTGACGCCGCCACGCTGGCCGCCCGGATCGCCGCCAAAGAGCTGTCGTCGGTCGAGCTCACCCAAGCCTGCCTGGACCAGATCCAGGCGACCGACGACCGCTACCACGCCTTCCTGCACGTGGCGGCCGACGAGGCGCTGGGCGCGGCCGCCGTCGTCGACGAGGCGGTGGCGGCCGGGGAGCGGCTGCCGTCGCCGCTGGCCGGGGTCCCCTTGGCGCTCAAGGACGTCTTCACCACCGTCGACATGCCCACCACCTGCGGGTCCAAGATCTTGGAGGGCTGGCGCTCCCCGTACGACGCCACCGTCACCGCGCGGCTGCGCGCGGCGGGGATCCCGATCCTGGGCAAGACCAACATGGACGAGTTCGCGATGGGCAGCTCGACCGAGAACTCCGCCTACGGCCCCACCCGCAACCCGTGGGACGTCGACCGGGTGCCGGGCGGCTCCGGGGGTGGCAGCGCGGCGGCGCTGGCCGCGTTCCAGGCGCCCCTGGCGATCGGGTCGGACACCGGCGGCTCGATCCGCCAGCCGGCCGCGCTGACCTCGACGGTCGGGGTCAAGCCCACTTACGGCACGGTGTCGCGATACGGCCTGGTGGCATGCGCGTCATCGCTGGATCAGGGTGGCCCGTGCGCGCGCACGGTCCTGGATACCGCGCTGCTGCATCAGGTGATCGCCGGGCACGACACCCTGGATTCCACGTCGGTGACGGCGGCGGTGCCCGACGTCGTCGCCGCCGCCAAGGCCGGCGCCGCCGGTGACCTCAAGGGCGTGCGCGTCGGGGTGGTCAAACAGCTGCGCGGCGAGGGCTACCAGCCCGGTGTGCTGAACGCTTTCGAGGCCGCCGTCGAGCAGCTGACCGGCCTGGGCGCAGAGGTGAGCGAGGTCGATTGCCCGCACTTCGACTACGCGCTGGCCGCCTACTACTTGATCCTGCCGTCGGAGGTGTCGAGCAACCTGGCCCGCTTCGACGCGATGCGCTACGGGCTGCGGGTCGGCGACGACGGCAGCCACAGCGCCGAGGAAGTGATGGCGATGACGCGCGCCGCCGGTTTCGGGCCGGAGGTCAAGCGGCGCATCATGATCGGCACCTACGCGCTGTCGGCGGGTTATTACGACGCGTATTACAACCAGGCGCAGAAGGTGCGCACTCTGATCGCCCGCGACCTGGACGAGGCCTATCGCTCGGTGGACGTGGTGGTGTCACCCGCGACGCCGACCACGGCGTTCCGGCTCGGCGAGAAGGTCGACGATCCGCTGGCGATGTATCTGTTCGACCTGTGCACGCTGCCGCTGAATCTCGCCGGCCACTGCGGCATGTCGGTGCCGGCCGGCCTGTCGCGGGACGATGACCTGCCGGTCGGGCTGCAGATCATGGCGCCCGCGCTGGCCGACGACCGGCTGTACCGGGTTGGGGCCGCCTACGAGGCGGCCCGCGGACCGCTGCCGTCCGCGCCCACCGTCTAG
- a CDS encoding MinD/ParA family ATP-binding protein has translation MTGPPQPPPAVPPPPPPVPPPPRPEPMLGATALDRFDAHDTDAAGFNWRQLIYRLTGIEIGPGKNTAYENELRERIRATVGGAFPIAVLNLKGGVGKTTVVEALGSTFAAVRDDRVLALDIDAGDLAERHGRRNPHSIADLLQGKPAAQYEDIRALTYMNGFGLEVLGLPDSDWRLERHDMLRAFSMLRNQYSLVLVDCVKTLNSGVMDAVLPESRALVVVTSPAIDAVRKTRATLDWLCHNGYQSLMQWTVLAVNHVEPAKVDGVAVTELDRLSARVGATVVLPFDRHVHDGRKIALDRLSKESRRSYLEMAAVLADMFPGRGGQRDRYPGSPRTG, from the coding sequence ATGACCGGGCCGCCACAACCTCCGCCGGCCGTGCCGCCGCCACCTCCGCCGGTGCCGCCACCGCCTCGGCCCGAGCCGATGCTGGGCGCCACGGCGCTGGACCGCTTCGACGCGCACGACACCGACGCCGCCGGGTTCAACTGGCGGCAGCTGATTTATCGGCTGACCGGGATCGAGATCGGCCCGGGCAAAAACACGGCCTATGAGAACGAGCTACGGGAGCGCATCCGCGCGACCGTAGGCGGCGCCTTTCCGATCGCCGTGCTCAACCTCAAGGGTGGGGTTGGCAAGACGACGGTGGTGGAGGCGCTGGGGTCGACCTTCGCCGCGGTGCGCGACGACCGGGTGCTTGCCCTCGATATCGACGCCGGGGACCTGGCGGAGCGCCACGGCCGGCGCAACCCGCACAGCATCGCCGACCTGCTGCAGGGCAAACCGGCGGCGCAATACGAGGACATCCGCGCGCTGACGTATATGAACGGCTTCGGGCTGGAAGTGCTGGGGTTGCCGGACTCTGATTGGCGTCTGGAGCGCCACGACATGCTGCGGGCCTTCTCGATGCTGCGGAACCAGTACTCGCTGGTGTTGGTCGACTGCGTCAAAACGCTCAATTCCGGTGTGATGGACGCTGTTCTACCGGAATCGCGCGCACTCGTTGTGGTCACCAGCCCCGCCATCGATGCGGTGCGTAAGACACGGGCGACGCTGGATTGGTTGTGCCACAACGGGTATCAATCACTGATGCAGTGGACCGTGCTGGCGGTCAACCACGTCGAGCCGGCCAAGGTCGACGGCGTGGCCGTCACCGAACTCGACCGGCTGTCCGCCCGCGTCGGAGCCACGGTGGTGTTGCCGTTCGACCGGCACGTGCACGACGGGCGAAAGATCGCGCTGGACCGGTTGAGCAAGGAGAGCCGGCGCAGTTACCTGGAGATGGCGGCCGTGCTGGCCGACATGTTCCCGGGCCGGGGAGGCCAGCGCGACCGATACCCGGGATCGCCGCGCACCGGTTGA
- a CDS encoding RND family transporter, which produces MSNDQQPRPFVPRTIRRLALPILLFWVALAAITNIAVPQLEDVGKTHNVALNSPDAPSLKAIKRIGEKFGEFNTDSSAMIVLEGDKPLGADAHRFYDEMVRRIEQDRKHVQHVQDYWGDTLTAAGSQSSDGKAAYVQVNLAGNQGSALANEGVGALRDIIERMKPPPGVKTYVTGAAPLISDQFDVGSKGTAKVTAITVGVIALMLFFVYRSVLTTLLVLATVLIEMSAARGLVAFLGNAGVIGLSTYATNLLTLLVIAAGTDYAIFFVGRYQEARGTGEDREKAFYTMYHGTTHIVLGSGLTVAGAVACLSFTRLPYFQSLGIPAALGILVALFAALTLGPAILTLGAMVGIFDPKRAIRTRGWRRIGTAIVRWPGAVLAAACALALVGLIALPGYKTSYDTRPYMPASAPANIGYTAAEKHFSRARLEPELLMVETDHDMRNPESMLVLDKVAKAVFHVPGVAQVQTITRPLGTPLVHSSLAFVVSNSSAAQQENLTYQRDRADDALKQANELTKTINILKQQYTLQQQLASTTHDETQSFHDTLGTIQDLRDKIANFDDFFRPVRSYFYWEKHCYDIPACFAFRSLFDALDGIDQLTEKFENLTASLDQLDALQPKLTALIPPQIQSQQTNRDLTLANYATLSGIYAQTAAAIDNATALGRAFDAAKNDDTFYLPPEVFNNPDFKRGLKLFLSPDGKAARMIVTHEGDPATPEGISHIDPITKAAHEALKGTPMAGAGIYVGGTAATYKDIQDGAKYDLMIVAFAALSLILLIMMIITRSLIAALVIVGTVALSLGASFGLSVLVWQYIFGIQLYWVVLALAVILLLAVGSDYNLLLISRFKEEIHAGLNTGIIRAMAGSGSVVTSAGIVFAVTMCAFVFSGFQVLGQIGTTIGLGLLFDTLIVRSFMTPSVARLLGRWFWWPQRVRPRPASTMLRPYGPRPAVRQLLLWDDDDPVAMSPATR; this is translated from the coding sequence ATGAGCAACGATCAACAGCCGCGGCCGTTCGTGCCGCGCACCATCCGCCGGCTCGCGCTGCCGATCCTGCTGTTCTGGGTTGCGCTGGCCGCAATCACCAACATCGCGGTGCCGCAACTGGAAGACGTGGGCAAGACCCACAACGTCGCGCTGAACTCCCCAGATGCGCCGTCGCTCAAGGCAATCAAGCGCATCGGCGAGAAGTTCGGAGAGTTCAACACCGACAGCTCGGCGATGATCGTGCTGGAAGGCGACAAGCCGCTCGGTGCGGACGCCCACCGCTTCTACGACGAGATGGTCCGCAGGATCGAGCAGGACCGCAAACACGTCCAACACGTCCAGGATTACTGGGGCGACACCCTGACGGCGGCGGGATCGCAGAGCAGCGACGGCAAGGCCGCCTACGTTCAGGTCAACCTTGCCGGCAACCAAGGCTCGGCGCTGGCCAACGAGGGCGTCGGCGCGCTGCGCGACATCATCGAACGCATGAAGCCGCCGCCCGGGGTCAAGACCTACGTGACCGGTGCCGCACCGCTGATCTCCGATCAGTTCGACGTCGGCAGCAAGGGCACCGCGAAGGTCACCGCGATCACCGTCGGGGTGATCGCGCTGATGTTGTTCTTCGTGTACCGCTCGGTGCTCACCACGCTGCTGGTGCTCGCCACGGTGCTCATCGAAATGTCAGCCGCCCGAGGCCTTGTCGCGTTTCTGGGTAACGCCGGCGTCATCGGTCTGTCGACGTACGCGACGAATCTGCTGACGCTGCTGGTGATCGCGGCCGGAACCGACTACGCGATATTCTTCGTCGGCCGCTATCAGGAGGCGCGCGGCACCGGCGAGGATCGCGAAAAGGCTTTCTACACCATGTATCACGGCACGACGCATATCGTGTTGGGCTCCGGGCTCACCGTGGCCGGCGCGGTCGCCTGCCTGAGCTTCACCCGCTTGCCGTACTTCCAAAGCCTGGGCATACCGGCCGCATTGGGCATCCTGGTCGCACTGTTCGCCGCGCTCACTCTGGGGCCGGCGATCCTCACCCTGGGCGCGATGGTGGGCATCTTCGACCCCAAGCGGGCGATACGGACCCGTGGCTGGCGGCGCATCGGCACCGCCATCGTCCGGTGGCCCGGCGCCGTGCTCGCCGCGGCGTGCGCGCTGGCCCTGGTCGGCCTAATCGCCCTGCCCGGCTACAAGACGAGTTACGACACCCGCCCCTACATGCCGGCCAGCGCGCCCGCCAATATCGGCTACACCGCCGCCGAGAAGCACTTCTCGCGGGCCCGGCTCGAGCCCGAGCTGCTGATGGTCGAAACCGATCACGACATGCGAAATCCGGAGAGCATGCTCGTGTTGGACAAGGTGGCCAAGGCGGTGTTTCACGTTCCCGGGGTGGCGCAGGTGCAGACCATCACCAGGCCGTTGGGCACCCCGCTCGTGCACAGTTCGCTCGCGTTCGTGGTCAGCAATTCCAGCGCGGCGCAGCAGGAAAACCTGACGTACCAACGGGATCGGGCCGACGACGCCCTCAAACAGGCCAACGAACTGACCAAGACCATCAACATACTCAAGCAGCAGTACACCTTGCAGCAGCAGCTCGCCAGCACTACCCACGACGAGACCCAGAGCTTTCACGACACGCTGGGCACCATCCAGGACCTTCGCGACAAGATCGCGAATTTCGACGACTTCTTCCGGCCGGTGCGCAGCTATTTCTATTGGGAGAAGCACTGTTACGACATTCCCGCGTGCTTCGCGTTCCGGTCGCTGTTCGACGCGCTCGACGGCATCGACCAGCTCACCGAGAAGTTCGAAAACCTCACGGCCTCGCTCGATCAGCTCGACGCGCTGCAGCCCAAGCTGACGGCGCTGATTCCGCCGCAGATCCAGAGCCAGCAGACCAATCGCGATCTGACACTGGCGAATTACGCTACGCTGTCCGGCATTTACGCGCAGACCGCGGCCGCGATCGACAACGCGACGGCGTTGGGGCGCGCCTTCGACGCGGCCAAGAACGACGACACCTTCTACCTGCCGCCCGAGGTCTTCAACAACCCCGACTTCAAGCGTGGGCTGAAACTGTTTCTCTCGCCCGACGGCAAGGCAGCCCGGATGATCGTCACGCACGAAGGCGATCCCGCGACGCCCGAAGGTATTTCGCACATCGATCCGATCACGAAGGCGGCGCACGAGGCCTTGAAGGGCACGCCCATGGCCGGGGCGGGGATCTACGTCGGCGGCACCGCGGCGACGTACAAGGACATCCAGGATGGCGCCAAGTACGACCTGATGATCGTGGCGTTCGCCGCGCTGAGCCTCATCCTGCTGATCATGATGATCATCACACGCAGCCTGATCGCCGCGCTGGTGATCGTCGGCACGGTGGCCCTTTCGCTGGGGGCCTCGTTCGGCCTGTCAGTCCTGGTGTGGCAGTACATCTTCGGCATCCAGCTGTACTGGGTCGTGCTCGCGTTGGCGGTGATCCTGTTGCTGGCGGTCGGATCCGACTACAACCTGCTGTTGATCTCCCGCTTCAAGGAGGAGATCCACGCCGGGCTGAACACCGGCATCATCCGCGCGATGGCCGGCTCCGGTTCCGTCGTCACCTCGGCCGGAATCGTTTTCGCCGTCACCATGTGTGCGTTCGTGTTCAGCGGTTTCCAGGTGCTCGGTCAGATCGGGACGACGATCGGACTCGGCCTGTTGTTCGACACGCTGATCGTGCGCTCGTTCATGACTCCTTCCGTGGCAAGGCTTCTCGGGCGCTGGTTCTGGTGGCCGCAACGGGTGCGCCCGCGCCCGGCGAGCACCATGCTGCGGCCCTACGGCCCGCGCCCGGCGGTTCGTCAGCTGCTGCTGTGGGACGACGACGATCCCGTGGCGATGTCGCCGGCGACTCGCTGA